The window CTTTGTAGGCTAACAAGTGGGGGGCGCatataagaggagggcggagagAGCGAGCGTCACTCAATTACAGTGTTGTCAGTTACACTTTTGGACTCAACCAACACATTGATCATTTTTCCTCAATTACCTAAACCTACACATGCACCTCGGGTTGTTAACATATATGTGAGTCATTTGGACTCAGCAAGTAAATTACCAAGGATACTAAACTAACAATGCTTATGGGTTGGATGtggataaggtggtgaggttgcaccAAGCAATATAAACCAACTATTCCTATATCTAGCGCATTGAGGAAGGCATCGATTGATCACAAACTGCGTTGCGGTGGCCACCCTCCCCCTTTCTACTGTTCTTCTCCACCAAAAAGTCTCAAACTCTAGTGGCTTCTATGAAATCAATGTGTGTTGAGGTCAATTGAGAGGAACATAAGCTCAAATTGTTAATAAGTAGTATCTGACTCGACCGCACATAACACGACACGGGAAGAAGTAAGAAAGCCGAGAGCAAAATCATGTGAGAGGGGGATTTTGGCCACCTCATCATGTGGTTCATGTCCATTGTCGCCAGGCTGGGTTCGGAGGGGCTAGGAGACGCGACGCCCCGAGCAGCAAACTGTGAATGCCTCAACTGAGAGGAGCCTTTCATCGGACCAATGTATCTCATGTAGCATCCTCCTCCTTGCCTCCTTCTTGGCTGCCATTTCACTCTCATCATGCATGTGAGTCAACACACACTCCCTCACACTCTTTGCATATGCCTCGCGCTGAAGGCATTGCCTACACCTCGCTCGAGAAGTTCAAGCCTTTGGGTCGCACTCCTCCCCCGCCGGCAGTTGTGCTCACCCTCTGCGCCCGTGAGTCACTTGCTCTACAACGTTGCCACACACACCTTTCAGGGATCCAACATCAGCAGTTGTGGCGGCAACAACATCGCAGGTCTAGATGCACCCGTGCCGCTCCAGCGAGGCCATAGGAAGCACTCCCACAGCTACCGCAATCTGCCAGCGCACACTCCTGCTCCCGAGTCAAAGTTGGTCCTCGACAAGGTACATGAACCACAAGATGGTGTGGGAAGATGTGGCAAAGATGATGTCTCCATCAGGCGCCGGTGGTCCCAGCGTCAGGGTGGCCACACTCTGGCTCCACTGGTACACAAGTCCATTCTCCTCACTATACCATCCGTAATGATCATTACTACTCGTGTGTATTGTCGTAGGTCTCTACTGGTTCTTGTGACATGCAGTTCTATGACTCAGTTACACTTTTTTGGACTCACCCAAGACATTAAGCATGTTTTTTTCCATGCCAGGACTGACATCCATCCATCACATTAAGCATTAATGCATCACACTAAACAATGCCATTAATAGTTCTCATTGTCCTTGTTCTCATTTACCTCTAGTATGTCTACACATACGGATATGATCTTCATAACCATCTACTGGACATGCATGCTAGATACATAGAAATATACTGTTTAGTTGTTAGTAACCCACATAGACAATGACATCGTCTGTGTGAGGCTGCACCGTGGATCTAGTTCTCGTCATGCCGTTGTCCTTGTTGTGTAATACTATTGTTGCTCAGATGGTTTCCATGATGGCGAAAAAATCCGTGGAGGAGACTCACACCAATGTCGGCGAGAAGCATGCAGCCAAAGAAGGAGCAACAGCAGCTTAGGTAATAGCCACAGTGTCTGGTGCAGGTCCAGAGGCAGAGAAGCTGACCACCAACAAGGTGTGTCGTCAGGTCTCCCTCAAGATCAAGAACCACACGGTGGCAAAGGCGTCGACACACAGGCAGAGACAGAGAAACTGATGCTGCCACCGAGCACCCACGGTCCCAACTTCCATGGCACCCCgcccattgatacgtctccaacgtatctataatttatgaagtattcatgctattatattatctattttcgatgtttatgggctttactaaacacttttatattattttttgggactaacctattaaccggaggcccggcccaaattgctattttcatgcctatttcagtgtttcgaagaaaaggaatatcaaacggagtccaaatggaatgaaaccttcatcatcccgacgctatccatgacgaggagggagtagttcaccctcggggctgagggtatgtaccagtagctatgtgtttgatcactctctctcgtgttcttgaggtggtacgatcttgatgtaccgcgagctttgctattataattggatcttatgatgtttctcgccctctactctcttgtaatggattgagttttccctttgaagttatcttatcgaattgagtctttaaggatttgagaacacttgatgtatgtcttgcatgtgcttatctgtggtgacaatgggatatcacgtgattcacttgatgtatgttttggtgatcaacttgcgggttccgtgacctcgtgaacttatgcataggggttggcacacgttttcgtcttgactctccggtagaaactttggggcactctttgaagttctatgtgttggttgaatagatgaatctgagattgtgtgatgcatatcgtataatcatacccacggatacttgaggtgacattggagtatctaggtgacattagggttttggttgatttgtgtcttaaggtgttattctagtacgaactctatgatagatcgaacggaaagaatagcttcatgttattttactacggactcttgaatagatcgatcagaaagaataactttgaggtggtttcgtaccctacaataatctcttcgtttgctccgctattagtgactttggagtgactctttgttgcatgttgagggatagttatatgatccaattatgttattattgttgagagaacttgcactagtgaaagtatgaaccctaggccttgtttcctagcattgcaataccgtttacgctcacttttatcgcttgctaccttgctgtttttttattttcagattacaaaaccctatatctactatccatattgcacttgtatcaccatctcttcgccgaactagtgcacctatacaattaccattgtattgggtgtgttggggacacaagactctttgttatttggttgcagggttgcttgagagagaccatcttcatcctacggctcccacggattgataaaccttaggtcatccacttgagggaaatttgctactgtcctacaaacctctgcacttggaggcccaacaacgtctacaagaagaaggttgtgtagtagacatcaagcagtttctggcgccgttgccggggaggttagtgcttgaaggtatatttttagatcttgtaatcgaatctttttgcttgttttatcactagtttagtttataaaagaaaactacaaaaaaatggaattaagggtgcctcatatgcttcatctttttaatgtctttcgtgaaaatgatgggaaggaaaattgtgctcaagtactagaagaagaattacatagaatgcttggcataaaatacgtgaatgatgagcatgattgcaatgttgttagtatgaattctttgaatacccatgatgctaatgatatgcaaagccacaagcttggggatgctatgtttgatgaagatgatatgtttagtcccccaagttttgatgagaaaatttattatgatgaaatcatgcctcctatttatgatgattattgtgatgacacgtatgctataaagaataaagataaccatgaaacttgtcgtcatgattttaatttttaattggattatgcttcacatgatagttattttgttgagtttgctcccactactattccgaatgagacgaattttgcttatgtggagagtaataaattttctatacttgtagatcatgaaaagaatgctttaggtgctggttatattgtggaattcattcatgatgctactgaaaattattatgagtgAGGAATATTTGCTTGTAGGAatttcaataatatcaagtttcctctctatgtgcttaaaattttgaagttatgcttgttttgtcttcctatgctagttgattattgttcccataagttgtttgctcacaaaatcactatgcataggaagtgggttagacttaaatgtgctagtcatattcttcatgatgctctctttatgtttcaattcttatcttttatgtgagcatcattgaaatcatcatgcctagctaggggcgttaaacgttagcgcttgttggtaggcaacccaattttatttttgttccttgctttttgctcctgtttagcaataaataattcatctagcctctggttagatgtgtttttatgttttaattagtgtttgtgccaagtagaacctttgggaagacttgggtgaagtctttttgatcttgctgtaaaaaacagaaactttagcgctcacgagattagctacaactttttactggagagtgctatttagttgattctttttgcagatgattaatagacaaattcctcaggtccaccaatttatttcagaattttaggtcttccagaagtatacgttttaTACAGATTacaacagactgttctgtttttgacagattctgttttctatgtgttgtttgcttattttaatgaatctatgagtagtaccggagggtatgaaccatatagaagttgaaatacagtagatattacaccaatatgaatttagaatgagttcacaacagtacctaagtggtgatttattttcttatactaacggagcttacgagttttttgttaagttttgtgttgtgaagttttcaagttttgggtaaagattcgatggactatgaaataaggagtggcaagagcctaagcttggggatgccccggaaggcatcccctctttcgtcttcgttcatcggtaactttacttggagttatatttttattcaccacatgatatgtgttttgcttggagcgtcaatttattttgttaggatttgcttgctgttatttagaacaatgttttgcatcttttatttcaataaaagtggcattgatagcctttactatgcctattttacaagtctacatgttgctgtttcaaaacagaaagtttaccgctgttgcaaaaattccttagaaaagtcagaatgtgataaaatgttgaaaccttttgcataataagatctgataaatttactacagtgggaattttcgttCATAATTTTTAGAtctagggaagtatggatcttgctgcattctttacaggctgtcctgtttaggcagattgctattatgtttgcattgtttgcatatgtttgcttctttaatgattctatttgaggataggactattaaataagcagaggcatttagtatgcaatgttgagtAATAATGTTAGTGATTTGCTACAttagagtatgataaggtttttgcattggtttatactaacttatcccacaagtccttgttgagttttgtgtggatgaagcttttgagatttagggagaccgtgatatgagaggaattaaggagacaaaaaagctcaagcttggggatgattaaggtatcccaagataatatttcaagacaCTACAAGAGGAACACCCCTTCAGCAACACATTGATGCGTTGTCGTATATCCATATAACCGTTGCTAAGGTCTACATCAACGGATTATTATGCGTTGCCGTTGGTGGCGTTGCAAGGTTCTACAACAACATATATAATTGCGTTGGTAAACCACGTGAAGATGTGTTGCAATGTAGCAATGTATATATTTGGAGCATAACAACGCTTCGTATGCTTTGGTGGCTAACCTACACGAACTAATTTTCAAGCTGACATAATATACGCTTCTATGCATTGTTAGATAGCATGAGGTACTATTTTATATATTGCGAACAACAATTGCTAGACCAATACCGATAGTGCACAGGAGCAGTGATCCAGTGAACAGAAATACTTCATATATTAAATCAACTCGGTTGTATTACATGGAACACAATCCAAACAGTACATACATGATTTTCTATACATTGACCATGAAAATGACATACTACACTGTAGACATAAAACTATCTGGTAGCATCCCATTCTCCACCTTGCATTCAACAACATCCATTCATCTTGGCAATCTTCGGCAACAAAGAACTGCCATGAATGAGTAAAGTAACATTAGAGAAAAAAATCAGGTCAATAGAGCAATTAAAAAGGAGAAACATACAAAGGTTGAAGGCCATGTTTAAGTTTTAGTCAGTACCTTCTTCGTCTTCCCACGATTCATTCTGCTCGATAACCTTCAATGACATTGTTACGAGATGATCACCACCCTGCCCATCACTCAGTATTCGGTCTGATTGGCAAAGGCCAACGTAACAACTGAAATAAATTTAGCATATAGAAATGGAAGCCCGCATGTAACACTTATTCTGGAGTTGATCCTTTGTTGAAGGCTCACATCGGTCTAGTTTAATCTGAATGATCAACAAAAATCCTTGTCTTTTCTTATTCCCATATGAGACTTGATTTAAGTGTAACAATGCTTAAATCAGTACTAGGAATCCCACTGTATTAGGCACTCATCTCAAAATTTGTTTCCGTgatctttttcttttctttttcacaTGTCGCAAGCCAAACATACATTAGGACCATATATCGAGCATTGTAGACGTGCATGTCGTAATAAACATGTTTCTCTCTTGGCACAAAAAGAAAATTATCATCCTAAGGTCAAAGATTATGGTCACATTTCATTGTAATATACACAAAAAATGTAAATTGTATGCTCCGCTGGGTAATTGCAACTTTAAGATACAAACACACACAATGTTCTCTTTTTCTCCAAACATCTAAATAAAGAAGATAACTTGAACTAACCTCACAAAAAGAAAACTAGAACTAATATAATGAAACTGATTGTGTAACTTACATTTAGGTGTACATTTTGTTCCATCGAACTTCTGCAGACCGACACAAGTCCCTTTGACAGCATTGTCGTTGTACACCAGTATTGTACGTATATTCCTACCTGTGTATTTGGGAATACAGTCCATGTAAATAACAAACTAGGTTTCTGTGTATTTTGTCACCAGTTCCTCCAGGCAAGTCTGAAAGGAACCCAAATGTGCTATCCTGATCCATAGAAGTCTCAGTCAATGCAACTCATGATATAACTTCTTTCTAAAATGCTTCCTATATTATAAGCACCTTTCGTAGACAGTTAAACTGAAAATGCAATATAGAGCTCTGAAGCACCCATCTATGCACCGGCCATTCACAAGGAGAGTACTAACATAATTTATGCACCCATTAATGCATATCTGCTGCTGCATATTCAAAGTACATAGTTTTAGTCGGTACTAACTACTCCTGGGTGCTAAGATATATGATGCACATCACCTCGGTGCTAGGATTAGCAGTAATTCTTAGGCATTAGCAGAATTTTTTCTCTCTGTTCATCTCAAATTTACCAATGATTTTGAGCGTAATAAAAAAACACAATTTACCTCATGAATATAGTGATTTACTCAACTAGGCACTAAGCATCATCAATCACACACAAAACTAATCAATCGCCAAATGAACTAAAATAGCAGATTCATTCTAGAAAAACTTTCTTTGACTGAGAACAACTCATTAGACTATCCCAACGAATTAGTCATTCCAAACATAAAAATAAATGTATCAATTACACACTGTTTGAAAGCAGTACCATGTGTTAGTTTTCTGTGTACATTAGTTTGCATTAACAATTTCCCTGATTGCACGACTGCATCAGCATGAGTAGGCATTAGCATGCAAAATATTAAGAAGCTATAATTCAACTGAAGTAAACTTGCAGAAGCAATCCATTTTGTAATTCACGGCTCTCAACGGTTTTCTGTAGCAGATCTGAGGCCAAAACAAGTTGGACCAAACAACACCACTCTACTATTAAGCATCAAAAGAATAGAATAAATTACGATTCCAAGCTCTAGTCTAGTGTGTACGCCTATCCGAGGGGGTTAAGTGGGCATATGCAGCTTTGATTTATGATTGGAGGGAGTTGGTAGTTGTCCCATACATTGGCTGGATGAACGGAGGGGCTGATGACGTGCCGACTAGATCCTTGCTCTGGTAGTCCATGCATGTCTTCGGTGTTGCACATGGTGGCAGTAGTATGAGTGAGGGATAGAGGTAGAAGTAAACACTCACAATTACACTGTCTCAAAGGCGGGAATGAAAAGGGGAGGGACAAACCATCATGGCTAGGCATCCTCTGATTTACGAAGTGGAGTGATATGTATACCGGTGCAAGCCAGCGCCAGCGGCGGCGGATCAGGCTGACTGATCAGGTTAGCGCAGATCGTCGTCACGATGACCGGCAAAGAATCCGCCATGGTCTACCAGACAGAAAACAAGATAGGTAAGAGAAGAGAGGGTCAGGGGAGGAGTGGCTTACTGAACCGGCAGACGTCGGAGTCGAGGTAGCCAAGGTGGAGCAGCACCGCCAAGGCCGACCGGCAGCCGCACATGCGGCAATTTGGCACGGATTAGTAGGGCGACAAACCAGAGGAGGCGTGGTCTGTGGCAACTAGGATTTCTGCTGGCCGCACGTAGGAGAGCGGAGGACGTCGCCATGGTTCGGGATCGCAGAAAAGTGGTGAGAAGTAGCCGATCCGATGAGCGGCGACGCAGTAGAGCGCCGTAGCTCGCCAGATTTAGAGGCGGCGGCGTTGTGGTCACAGAGAAATAAGATTTGGCTGGTGAGCTACTTCTAAAGGGGGAGTTAGAGATAATGTGATTTTTTTCTGTAGATGTGAAGGTGGGTACGGGGAGAGGTTAGCAAGTCATGCGAGGTGGTAGGTGGGAGGTTGACCAAACAACACATAGTCCAGATTCGTTGGTAGATATGCATTGTTATATGGGGTTTTTGTTGTTGTAGTgagaagtctcaagcgtctaagcttggggatgccccggttggcatcctacctttcttcttcgacaactatcagttagtatcggttgatcctaagtttttgcttcttcacatgatgtttgctattcttagaatatcattttattttgttttgcatgctgtttgaataaaatatcaagatctgaaattcctaaatgggagagtcttcacatagctacataattatttaactactcattgatcttcacttatatctttttggagtagtttgtcatttactcgtgtgcttcacttatatcctatgagtaaatggttgaattaattgaatataataaatctgaaattatacatgtttcatatgcttatcccttggggagtaatgacttcacatataagaagtagaggtggtaaatttattgaaggttagcaaacattgtattgatcacttgaacaattcatgaaagaatattgagggaagagagatttcacatataaatatactatcttggacatcttttgtaattgggagcactcattaaaatatgacatgctaaaaggttgatgttggacaaggaagacaacataatgggttatgttttcttatatccgaaataaagtatattgccatggatcatccaacatgctgagcttgcctttccccctcatgctatccaaattctttgcaccaagtagagatactacttgtgcttccaaaaatcCCTTAAActagtattgccatgagagtctaccatacctacctatggattgagtaagatccttcaagtaagttgtcatcgatgcatgcaataaaaattgctctctaaatatgtatgatctattagtgtggagaaaataagctttatacgatcttgtgatgtggaagcaataaaagcgacggactgcataataaaggtccctatcacaagtggcaatataaagtgacgttctttcgcattaagattttgtgcatccaactataaaagcgcatgacaacctctgcttccctctgcgatgggcctatcttttattcttgtcttttaccttatgcaagagtcatggtgatcttcacctttcctttttacattttatcctttggcaagcacattgtgttggaaagatcctgatatatatatatatatccaattggatgtaaggcatcatgaactattattgttgacattacccttgaggtaaaaggttgggaggcgaatctataagccctatctttctctatgtctgattgaaactttgaacccataaatatcgcgtgagtgttagcaattgtgaaagacttaaatgatagttgagtatgtgaagtttgctgaatcaaacctctgacatagactcttcctgaaaataagatgaattgtaattgtttgatgactaataacacggttttttagttttcaagaaagtttatgatctatactttaacgtgtgaatagtttgttacttgattatgaaaagttttatgagatgagctactgttatgacatatgatgatgctagaaaaggtgattgaaattatcattgatcaaacttgtgcacctgctagcattcatacttcataaattatttcttttatcatttacctactcgaggacgagcaggaattaatcttggggatgctgatacgtctccaacgtatctataatttatgaagtattcatgctattatattatctgttttggatgtttatgggctttactaaacacttttatatttttttgggactaacctattaaccggaggcccatcccaaattgttgttttcatgcctatttcagtgtttcgaagaaaaggaatatcaaacggagtccaaacggaatgaaaccttcgggagagttatttttggaacagaagcaatccaggagacttggagtagacgtcagggaagcttcgaggaagccacgaggcagggaggcgtgccctaccccctgggcgcgcaccccaccctcgtgggcccctcgtgcctcccctgaccgacttctttcgcctatatatgtccatataccctaaaaacatcgaggaacagaatggatcgggagttccgccgccgcaagcctctgtagccaccaaaaaccaatcaggaccctgttctggcaccctgccggaggggggaaccctcatcggtggccatcttcatcatcccgacgctatccatgacaaggagggagtagttcaccctcggggctgagggtatataccagtagctatgtgtttgatctctctctctcatgttcttgaggtggtacgatcttgatgtaccgcgagctttgctattatagttggatcttatgatgtttctccccctctactctcttgtaatggattgaatttccctttgaagttatcttatcggattgagtctttaaggatttgagaacacttgatgtatgtcttgcatgtgcttatctgtggtgacaatgggatatcacgtgatttacttgatgtatgttttggtgatcaacttgcgggttccgtgacctcgtgaacttatgcataggggttggcacacgttttcgtcttgactctcaagtagaaactttggggcactctttgaagttctatgtgttggttgaatagatgaatctgagattgtgtgatgcgtatcgtataatcatacccacggatacttgaggtgacattggagtatctaggtgacgttagggttttggttgatttgtgtcttaaggtgttattctagtacgaactctatgatagatcgaacaaaaagaatagcttcatgttattttactacggactcttgaatagatcgatcagaaagaataactttgaggtggtttcgtaccctacaataatctcttcgtttgttctccgctattagtgactttggagtgactctttgttgcatgttgagggatagttatatgatccaattatgttattattgttgagagaacttgcactagtgaaagtataaaccccaggccttgtttctttgcattgcaataccgtttacgctcactttgatcgcttgctaccttgttgtttttatattttcagattacaaaatcctatatctactatccatattgcacttgtatcaccatctcttcgccgaactagtgcacctatacaatttaccattgtattgggtgtgttggggacacaagactctttgttatttggttgcagggttgcttgagagagaccatcttcattctatgcctcccatggattgataaaccttaggtcatccactggatggaaatttgctactgtcctacgaacctctgcacttggaggcccaacaacgtctacaagaagaaggttgtgtagtagatatCACCCATCCATCCTCGCGCCGCAGCCCTCTAACTCTACAGGTGAGCACTCCCCACGGACTTATAGTATTGTACACATCGGTGATCATTCACGTTGGATACATTTTCAAAGTTAAAAGAAGTGTTCAAATGTCACCATGGGATGAGCCCTTCCTTCACGGTTGTCTCGGTATGGTCAGTCCGGTAAGAGCCATTGCCTGTGGGATCGGATCACGTCTAGTCCAGTCAGGTCTAGTCAGCATCAGCTTAAGTTGTCAAGGCGTCCGCCCAATCTTTATAAACGGAAGTGTGTTTCTCTACACTACGAGATACTAGAGGTAAATGTATAGACAGTGCTTAAACTTGCCGTCTATATTCACGTTCGTGCCCTAGTTGCATAATACCAAAAACTGGTGCAAAAAATGGGCTAATGCATTCAATTTGGAGTACTCGCCTTCTAAGATGTTATCTGCCGATGTGAACTGTTATTCCTTTGTAGGGTAACAAGTGGGGGGAGGATATAAGGCGCatataagaggagggcggagagAGCGAGTGTCACTCAATTACAGTGTTGTCAGTTACACTTTTGGACTCAACCAACACATTGATCAATTTTCCTCAATTACCTAAACCTACACATGCACCTCGGGTTGTTAACATATATGTGAGTCGTTTGGACTCAGCACGTAAATTACCAAGGATACTAAACTAACAATGCTTATGGGTAGGATGtggataaggtggtgaggttcCACCAAACAATATAAACCAACTATTCCTATATCTAGCGCATTGAGGAAGGCATCGATTGATCACAAACTGCGTTGAAGTGGCCACCCTCCCCCTTTCTACTGTTCTTCTGCACCAAAAAGTCTCAAACTCTAGTGGCTTCTATGAAACCAATGTGTGTTGA is drawn from Aegilops tauschii subsp. strangulata cultivar AL8/78 chromosome 1, Aet v6.0, whole genome shotgun sequence and contains these coding sequences:
- the LOC120965380 gene encoding uncharacterized protein, translating into MPSHDDMHGLPEQGSSRHVISPSVHPANVGIYVQYWCTTTMLSKGLVSVCRSSMEQNVHLNGGDHLVTMSLKVIEQNESWEDEEVLCCRRLPR